The following proteins come from a genomic window of Nostoc sp. ATCC 53789:
- a CDS encoding NINE protein — MSNLNPSHPTKQLLAGYCGIILGGFGVHKFILGYAPEGFIMLVVSVVAGSFTYGIALLIMQLVGLIEGMIYLNKSPEEFVNTYFVNKQGWF; from the coding sequence ATGTCAAATCTCAACCCCAGTCACCCTACCAAACAACTTCTAGCTGGTTACTGTGGCATTATCCTTGGAGGATTTGGGGTTCATAAATTTATTCTAGGATACGCTCCAGAAGGCTTTATCATGTTGGTAGTTTCTGTAGTAGCGGGTTCTTTCACCTACGGTATTGCCTTGTTAATTATGCAACTCGTAGGTTTAATAGAAGGCATGATCTATTTGAATAAGTCCCCTGAAGAATTTGTAAATACCTACTTTGTGAATAAGCAGGGCTGGTTCTAA
- a CDS encoding TM2 domain-containing protein — translation MSNVNPSDASSKKIAAGICAILLGALGIHKFILGYTTQGLIMLLVTILTFGLGGAVMGIVGLVEGIIYLTKTDEEFLNTYIVEKKGWF, via the coding sequence GTGTCTAATGTCAACCCCAGTGATGCTAGCAGCAAAAAAATTGCTGCTGGTATTTGCGCTATCTTGTTAGGAGCTTTAGGTATTCACAAATTTATTCTTGGTTACACTACTCAAGGTCTAATCATGCTGCTCGTTACGATACTCACATTTGGTTTGGGTGGAGCAGTGATGGGGATTGTCGGTTTGGTTGAAGGTATCATTTACTTAACCAAGACTGATGAAGAATTCCTCAATACTTACATTGTCGAAAAGAAAGGCTGGTTTTAA
- a CDS encoding DUF2752 domain-containing protein — MPFELSPYPLSYEGKLVRWGLLGFSCTPLLATYFYHQGYRVGFLVCPIQHLTGIPCPTCGMTRSFMAISQGNLVAALAENLSTLPWVNFFLE; from the coding sequence TTGCCGTTTGAATTATCTCCTTATCCTTTGTCATACGAAGGGAAATTAGTTCGGTGGGGTTTACTAGGATTCTCCTGTACACCCCTACTTGCTACTTATTTTTATCACCAAGGTTATAGAGTAGGATTCTTAGTTTGTCCTATCCAGCATTTAACTGGAATTCCATGTCCCACTTGTGGGATGACTCGCTCCTTTATGGCTATTTCCCAAGGCAATTTGGTTGCAGCACTGGCAGAAAATTTATCAACTCTCCCTTGGGTAAACTTCTTTCTTGAGTAA
- a CDS encoding heavy metal translocating P-type ATPase has product MQLVPKTKLAPELDPILEKIILDVGGMKCAGCVNAVERQLTQHPGVKSACVNLATEVAVVESETGAVDADALAERLTAVGFPTQPRKARGTVAGEISTLPDPAERQRREMRSSVRQLAIAAMLLLLSGSGHFGNLGSSVLPLLNNIWFHCGLATVALLIPGRPILVDGWLGWRRNAPNMNTLIGLGTLTAYIASLVALLFPQMGWECFFDEPVMMLGFILLGRTLEQQARGRAAAAFRKLLALQPQVARLIANPEKGGVGSSSVEIPAEQVRVGEWLQVLPGDKIPVDGEVVLGQTTVDESMLTGEAVPVIKQPGDSVTGGTLNQSGAIAIQTTRIGSDTTLAQIVALVEAAQTRKAPVQKLADTVAGYFTYGVLTASLLTFVFWYFFGTHIWTDITMSGEMEMMSHATHQAPHSPLLISLKLAIAVMVVACPCALGLATPTAILVGTAMGAERGLLIKGGDVLEKVHQLDTVVFDKTGTLTTGHPIVTDCLLIEQLGTGEEAENNSPILNTQSLIQLATAVESGTHHPLAKAIQQEAQKQQLSIPEAVDFHTEPGLGVSAVVEETVVLLGNWDWLSWHGIAISETAQQVAQDLATDGKTVVCVAVGGTLAGLIAVSDTLRPDAQSTVDKLRQMGLRVMLLSGDRPEAASAIAKQLGLDSADVIAGVPPAKKAAAIKSLQQAGTTKGTPNSSPPTTHSVVAMVGDGINDAPALSQADVGIALHSGTDVAMETAEIVLMRDRLNDVVESIQLSRATFNKIRQNLFWAFAYNTVGIPLAAGVLFPSLGFVLNPSGAAALMAFSSVSVVTNSILLRRLARHS; this is encoded by the coding sequence ATGCAACTTGTCCCAAAAACTAAGCTAGCCCCAGAACTTGACCCAATTTTAGAGAAAATTATTCTCGATGTTGGAGGTATGAAGTGTGCTGGGTGTGTGAACGCGGTAGAACGACAGCTAACCCAACATCCAGGAGTCAAGAGTGCCTGTGTGAACCTGGCCACAGAGGTAGCAGTTGTAGAGTCAGAAACTGGTGCGGTAGATGCAGATGCACTAGCAGAGAGATTAACAGCCGTTGGATTTCCAACTCAACCCCGAAAAGCTAGGGGCACAGTAGCAGGCGAAATATCTACCTTACCAGATCCAGCAGAACGACAACGCCGAGAAATGCGGTCTTCTGTTAGGCAGTTGGCGATCGCTGCAATGTTGCTGTTATTGTCGGGAAGTGGACATTTTGGTAATCTTGGTAGCTCAGTGCTGCCACTGTTAAATAACATTTGGTTTCACTGTGGATTGGCTACAGTGGCGTTATTAATTCCCGGTCGCCCGATTTTAGTAGATGGCTGGCTAGGCTGGCGGCGAAATGCGCCTAACATGAACACTCTGATCGGATTGGGAACGCTGACAGCCTACATTGCGAGTTTAGTAGCGCTGCTCTTTCCCCAAATGGGTTGGGAGTGCTTCTTTGACGAACCAGTCATGATGCTGGGCTTTATTCTTTTGGGAAGAACATTAGAGCAACAAGCTAGAGGTCGCGCTGCTGCTGCATTTAGGAAATTACTAGCACTCCAGCCACAGGTAGCGCGATTGATTGCCAACCCAGAAAAAGGAGGAGTGGGATCTTCTAGTGTAGAGATTCCTGCCGAACAGGTGCGGGTTGGTGAATGGTTACAAGTGCTGCCAGGTGATAAAATTCCTGTCGATGGTGAAGTGGTGCTTGGTCAAACAACAGTCGATGAATCCATGTTGACTGGGGAAGCAGTGCCAGTAATTAAGCAACCTGGAGATTCGGTGACAGGGGGGACACTAAACCAGTCAGGAGCGATCGCTATTCAGACAACCCGGATTGGAAGTGATACAACTCTAGCTCAAATTGTTGCTTTAGTAGAAGCTGCCCAAACTCGGAAAGCCCCAGTACAAAAATTAGCCGATACAGTAGCTGGTTACTTTACCTACGGGGTGCTAACAGCATCTTTATTAACATTTGTCTTTTGGTACTTTTTCGGCACTCATATTTGGACTGATATCACCATGTCTGGTGAGATGGAGATGATGAGCCACGCTACACATCAAGCTCCCCACTCCCCTTTATTAATTAGTTTAAAACTAGCGATCGCTGTTATGGTAGTCGCCTGTCCCTGTGCTTTAGGGCTTGCTACCCCAACAGCTATTCTTGTTGGGACTGCTATGGGCGCAGAACGAGGTTTGTTAATCAAAGGCGGCGATGTTTTAGAAAAAGTACACCAGTTAGACACCGTAGTATTTGATAAAACTGGCACTCTGACCACAGGTCATCCTATCGTTACAGATTGTCTGTTAATCGAGCAATTGGGAACTGGGGAAGAGGCAGAGAATAACAGCCCAATTCTCAATACCCAATCCTTAATCCAACTAGCAACAGCCGTAGAAAGTGGTACTCATCACCCCCTAGCAAAAGCGATTCAGCAAGAAGCACAGAAACAACAGTTATCTATTCCAGAAGCTGTGGACTTTCACACGGAACCAGGATTAGGAGTGTCTGCTGTGGTGGAGGAAACAGTTGTACTTTTGGGTAACTGGGACTGGTTAAGCTGGCATGGTATTGCCATTAGTGAAACTGCACAACAGGTAGCACAGGATTTGGCAACAGATGGTAAAACAGTCGTTTGCGTAGCCGTTGGGGGAACTCTAGCCGGACTAATTGCTGTTTCTGATACCCTCAGACCAGATGCCCAATCCACTGTAGACAAGTTGCGTCAGATGGGATTACGGGTAATGTTGCTCAGTGGCGATCGCCCAGAAGCGGCTAGTGCCATAGCCAAACAATTAGGATTAGATAGTGCTGATGTCATAGCAGGTGTTCCCCCAGCGAAAAAAGCAGCTGCAATCAAGTCTTTACAACAAGCAGGGACGACAAAAGGAACTCCTAACTCCTCACCCCCTACTACCCACTCGGTAGTGGCAATGGTCGGAGATGGAATCAATGATGCTCCAGCTTTATCCCAAGCAGATGTAGGAATTGCTTTGCACTCCGGGACAGATGTGGCGATGGAAACGGCTGAAATTGTCCTAATGCGCGATCGCTTAAACGATGTAGTCGAATCTATTCAGCTTAGTCGCGCCACCTTCAACAAAATCCGCCAAAATTTATTCTGGGCTTTTGCATATAATACAGTTGGTATTCCTTTAGCAGCAGGTGTTTTGTTCCCTAGTCTGGGTTTTGTCCTTAACCCATCTGGTGCTGCTGCATTAATGGCTTTTAGCTCTGTTAGCGTCGTCACAAACTCAATATTATTAAGGCGATTAGCTCGTCACTCGTAG